The Syntrophobacterales bacterium genome contains the following window.
GCGGATCACTTCCGGCACACGGAACCAGAGCTGTCCCGTCATTAGAATGATGGCCAGATCGGTGGCGCCTACGCCGGTCCCGAAGGCGCCGAATGCCCCATGGGTAGTGGTGTGGGAGTCGGTGACGACCAGCAGCATGCCCGGACGAACCAGCCCTCTGTCCGCCAGGATCTGGTGGCAGACTCCCTGATCGATATCCATCAAGAGATCGATCCGCTGCTCGCGGCAGAACTGACGGAACTGCTTCTGGTTGTCGGCCTGGATGATTGTCGAAGCGGGGGCGAAATGATCCAGAAACATCACTACCCGGTCGGGGGCAAAGACCCTCTTGCCGCCCATTTCGGCAAACGATCGAAGCGTTTGCAGGTAGAGATCGTTGATGCCGGCAAGATCGACTGTACAATTGACGATTTCACCGGCGATTACCCGCTCTTTTCCGGCGGCCCGGGCCAGAATTTTCTCAACGGCGTGCACAGATTTTCCTCCTGACGTTGTCAGACGATAATTTCCCTCCCCCTGAGGAAAGGGCGTTGTGCATGACTATCACCGATAGCGCACAGACATCATCACAACCGCAAAGATAATGCCAACGGCTAAAAGCAATATAACACGATGAGCCTGTCATCCATTCAAGTTACTTATTTTGAAGAAAAAAATTAAATTGTAAGCTGCGCTATTTTCGCCTGTTGCGGACAAAAAAACTATCGTGGGCAATAAAATTTGCCCCGCCGGTGGAAGTTTTCTTGTATTGCAACAAAAAAAGGTTTATTTTGTTGCAAAATGTTTCATCACGATTGAGGAGGAGCCGTGCCGAACATCGCCTTCCTGGCACCCGATGAAGAGATGCTGACCACCGCAAGGGCCACGCTTGCCGAAACCCATCCCGAGATTTTGCTTGAACAGGGGCTGCTGAGCGCCGGGGTGCGCAAGGCCCGGATACTCGCCCGGCAAGGCGTAGAGATTGTAATCAGCCGCGGGGGAACGGCCGACGCCATCAAAGAGGCGCGGCTGGGTCTGACGGTGGTGGAGGTGCCGATTACGGGGCTGGACATGATCCGCGCACTGGAGGAAGCCAGGCGCCACGGCCGTCGGATAGCCGTCATCGCCTTTCCGTCGATGATCATGGGGATCGACTGTCTGGGAACGATCCTCGATATCGACCTGAGGTGCTATATCATCCACAGTGAATTCGAGGCGGAGGCCAATGTTATCAAGGCCTTCCGAGAGGGGGCGGATATCGTCATCGGCGGCGTCATCACGACGCAGACCGGAAGGAGGCACAACCGCCCCTGCGTCATGATCCGCAGCGGCGCCGAAGGGATCATCCAGGCCGCTCTCGAGGCCGAGCGTATCGCCGAGGCCAGGCGGATCGAAAAGGTCAAAGGCACGCTTTTCCAAACCGTTCTGGACTACGCCTATGAGGGGATCATCTCGATCGATCAGGAGCGCCAGGTCGTTACGTTCAATCCGGAAGCGGAACGGATCACCCGAACCGATGGCAAGCGGGCAATCGGCCGAAAAATCCAGGAGAGCCTGCCGCAGTTGAAGCTGGAGCGACTTCTTGCCACAGGAAAGGAGGAACTCGGCCAGGTCATCGACGTCGGAAGGGTCCAAATCCTGTGCAACAAGGTGCCGATCCGAGTCAGCGGAAAAACGATCGGCGCCGTGGCGACCTTTCAGGATACCGGCAACATCCAGCAGTGGGAAGCGAATATCCGCAAGAAGATCTATGCGGAGGAGCATACCGCCGTCTTCACCTTCGCGGATATAATCGGCGCCAGCCGTCAGATGCGCCACTGCGTGGCGGTCGCCGAACAGTTTGCAGCGGCGGACGCCTCCATCCTGATCTCCGGAGAGACGGGCACCGGAAAAGAGGTTTTCTCCCAGAGTATCCACAACGCGAGTAAACGCGGCCATCAACCGTTCGTCGCGATCAACTGCGCAGCCCTTCCCGCCCAAATCTTAGAGAGCGAGCTGTTCGGTTATGTCGGGGGCGCGTTTACCGGGGCAAGCCAGAAGGGAAAACCGGGATTGCTTGAGATCGCCCACGGAGGGACCCTCCTCCTCGACGAGATCGCCGAAATGGACTACTCTCTTCAGAGCAAGCTGCTGCGGGTAATTCAGGAGCGAAAAGTGATGCGTCTTGGCAGCGATCGGGTTCTGCCGGTCGATATTCGCCTGATCGCCGCGACCAACAAAAACCTCAAGGAACTGGTCGGCGCCAGCCGATTCCGCGCCGATCTTTACTACCGGCTGAATGTACTGCGTCTCCACCTGCCGCCGCTTCGGGAAAGGCCCGAGGATATCGTCCCATTTGCCCGAAGCTTTCTGGCGAAACATGCCGCCCAGCTCAATCGCCATCTCCGGTTCAGCCGGGCGGCCATGGAGGTCTTCTTCCGGCACCCCTGGCCGGGCAACGTCCGCGAACTTCAGAATACGATCGAACGCATTGTTGCCGTCTGCAGGCAGGAGACGGTTCAGGTCGATCTGGTACTCCAGATGATGCGGGAGGATGAGATGGTTGAACCCTTTGCGGTCGGCGCAGGCGCCATGGGGGTAGAGACGATTCGGCAGGCGCTCGCCACTGCCCGCGGCAGGAAAACGGAAGCCGCCAAACTCCTCGGTGTCAGCCGATCAACCCTCTGGCGGAGGATGAAAGGCCTGGGCAATCAGCGGTGAGAGATCAGGAGAGGTTCGCTGCGGGTCATGCCTCAGGCTGAGACCGGATATTCGGCAGAAGCTGATTGATAAGACCTTGTTTTTACGAAAATCGTGCGATAGGGGGAGCGGCCTTGTACGTCAAGTAAAATTTATCACAACACATGGTGTTAAATCGACAGGCGTTTCTGGGTATTCAAAGACAGTTCCATTTGAACATCATCCATAAAATATTATTTCAAGCAGTTCCGAACTTTAGTGTTTTCA
Protein-coding sequences here:
- a CDS encoding sigma 54-interacting transcriptional regulator, with translation MPNIAFLAPDEEMLTTARATLAETHPEILLEQGLLSAGVRKARILARQGVEIVISRGGTADAIKEARLGLTVVEVPITGLDMIRALEEARRHGRRIAVIAFPSMIMGIDCLGTILDIDLRCYIIHSEFEAEANVIKAFREGADIVIGGVITTQTGRRHNRPCVMIRSGAEGIIQAALEAERIAEARRIEKVKGTLFQTVLDYAYEGIISIDQERQVVTFNPEAERITRTDGKRAIGRKIQESLPQLKLERLLATGKEELGQVIDVGRVQILCNKVPIRVSGKTIGAVATFQDTGNIQQWEANIRKKIYAEEHTAVFTFADIIGASRQMRHCVAVAEQFAAADASILISGETGTGKEVFSQSIHNASKRGHQPFVAINCAALPAQILESELFGYVGGAFTGASQKGKPGLLEIAHGGTLLLDEIAEMDYSLQSKLLRVIQERKVMRLGSDRVLPVDIRLIAATNKNLKELVGASRFRADLYYRLNVLRLHLPPLRERPEDIVPFARSFLAKHAAQLNRHLRFSRAAMEVFFRHPWPGNVRELQNTIERIVAVCRQETVQVDLVLQMMREDEMVEPFAVGAGAMGVETIRQALATARGRKTEAAKLLGVSRSTLWRRMKGLGNQR